The DNA region CGGTAGCCATCATGCCCGGATGTTCGACGATTGTCGGGGTAGAAACCGGGTTTCTCTGTCGAACCGGGAGTAAATACAGAGAGGGATACGCGTTTCTATACAAACATGGACGAATATCTCGGTCGATACGGCCCAGCACCGTCATATCATCACCGTGGAAAACGACGATTGTCTAACCTCGATTACTACGAACCGGGGACCGGTGCACAGACACACCGTACTCGATGCGTCTCGGGCCATCGTGATGCGTTCCAGGCCGTCGGCGATGCGTCTCGGCGATGGTGTCTCGTGGCTTCGTCATGATGTAGAGAACGCGGCAGTCGCCGGAATACGAACCGGCGCTGCCGGGCCTCTATCGGAATAGGTGGTACGCACGCGAGGCGCGCTACAGCCGCGACGCGGCTGCACTACGGGGCCAGCTGGGATGCTGTCACGTGGTGACCGCGACCGTTCGTGCGGTCGCCACGGTGACGTTCTACAGCAGTCCCCGTCACTGCGTCTTCGCTTCCTTGCCTTCGAACTCTTCGACGTTCTCCAGCTTCGTAGCCTCCCATTCGTGTCGCGCCAACAGGTCGTCGACTCCCGTCCGTGTCAACTCGTAGTAGTTCGTTCTGCGGTCCTTCTGTCCTTTCCGGACGAGGTCCTCTTCGACGAGCACATCGAGGTTCGGATACAACCGTCCCTCGTTGATGCGCTTGCCGTAGTACCGCTCTAGCTCTCGCTTGATGGCCAGACCGTGTGGCCGGTCGAGGCTGGCGATAACGTAGAGGAGATCTCGCTGGAATCCACTTAGATCTTGCATCCACTTCGATACTAGTCACAAGTATATTTAGCACCCTACCCAGTCTCAGACCACCGAATAACAGTTTCGTACCCGTGTTACCCGCGGTTTACCCGGTTTCTAATGCGTGGTTACCGCCGCCGTAAGAGAGTAAGTTACACGTTACCAAGAGACGTACGTGACGTAGCCGCCGGCCGTTCGGCCATAAGTGTGAATACGAATAACAAACTAAGACGACACGATTTCCCCAGTAATATATGATTTTTGGCCAACTTATTTCAGAAAATGTGACTTTCTGTGAAATAGACTTAAGACATCCGGGTCGATAACCCCAGAGTAGCTCAGTAGCAAGCTGAGACAAACACCACGGTTGCCCGAATCCCCCCTGGGCGACCGGTGCAAGCACACAATGAGCAGCAAGCGAATCTCGCGACGACGGATACTGCAAAGTATAGGTGGCGGTGTGGTCGCCGCCGAAGGTATTGGTACAGCTCTCGCCGCAGAGGCGGACACACGACGGAAACGTCGTGTGGTAGGAACGAAATCACTGTTCGGCATCGAGGTTGCGAAGAAGAAGGCTGCATCTATCGACAAGGAACTCGACTTCGGTGACCGTGGGAACGCGCTGGTCGGAAACTTCTCGGACCAGGCCATCAAGAGCCTCCAGCGCAACAACGACGTCCGGTACGTCGAGGAAGACGTGACCGTGCACGCGTTGGCCCAGTCCAAGCCGTGGGGCATCGACCGGGTCGACGCCGACGTGGTCCACAGCAACGGCCAGACGGGTGAGGGTGCACACATCGCCATCCTCGACACGGGTATCGACGCGGACCACCCCGACCTGCAGCCCAACCTCGGGAAGGGCTACGCGGTCGAGAACTGTTCGGGCACCGACTGTGTCGAGGACTGGGACGACGACCACAGTCACGGCACGCACTGTGCCGGTATCGCGAACGCCGTCAACAACGACGAGGGTGTCATCGGCGTCTCGACGCAGGCGACCCTGCACGCGGTGAAGGTTCTCTCCGGGTCCGGGTCCGGGTCCGCGAGCGGCGTCGCAGAGGGCATCAAGTGGGCCGCCGACCAGGGCTACGGCGTCATCTCGATGAGTCTGGGTGCCTCCTCGGGGTCCTCGACCATCCGCGACGCGCTCCAGTACGCACAGGACCGCGACGTCATCATCATCTCCGCGGCGGGCAACGAGGGACCGTGTACCGACTGTGTCCACTACCCCGGTGCTTACCCCGAGTCGATGGCGATCGGTTCGACGGCCTCCGACGACTCGATGTCGAGTTTCTCCTCGACCGGTCCGGAGGTCGAGATGTGCGCACCCGGTAGCGACATCCTCTCCTGTGTCAAGGGCGGCGGCTACCAGAAGTACTCCGGGACGTCGATGGCGACCCCCCACGTCTCCGGTGCTGCTGGACTGCTCCGTGCACAGGGTCTCAGCGCGTCCGAGACGCGCAAGCGCCTGACCGACACCGCCGAGGACCTCGGCCACGCGGACAACGAGCAGGGTGCGGGCCTGCTCGACGTCGAGGCCGCGGTCGGCGACGGCGGCGGCGGTGGCGACGAGCCGGCGACCTTCGCGGTCGAGACGCGCTCCGTCACCGACCTCGGCACGACCCAGGCGACGCTCAACGGCGAGCTGACCGGCCTCGGCGACGCGAGCTCCGCCACGGTCGGCTTCAAGTACTGGCAGTCCGGTGACCGCAGCGGCACCGAGCAGACCGTCGAGGTCGGCTCGAAGTCCGCCGCCGGCACCTTCTCCTCCAGCGTCTCCGGCCTGACCGAGGGCGTCACCTACCAGTTCCTCGCGTACGCGGTCGACGACAGTGGCACCGAGGTCACGGGCGCCGCACGCGAGTTCACCACGACCGGCGCACTCAGCGTCACCACGGCACCCGTCGCGGACGTCGGGGACAACACGGCGACGCTCACGGGCAACCTCCAGAGCCTCGGGAACCACGACGAGGCCGACGTCGGCTTCCACTGGTGGGCCGAGGGCATGAAGGACGCGACGCTCGAGCGCCGCGAGGTCGGCGAGAAGACCGCGACGGGCGAGTTCTCGCTCTCCGTCAGCGAGCTCCGCGCCGACACCACCTACGTCGTGCAGGCCTACGCCAACCCCGACTGGGACACCGACGAGGACTTCGGCTCGCAGGTCACGTTCACGACCGGCAACACGCCGTCCCTCGGCGTCAAGACCGGCTCCGCGAGCAACGTCACGGACTCCGGCGCGACCCTCTCGGGCGAGGTCACGAGCCTCGGCGAGAGCGGCTCGGCCGACGTGGGCGTGAACTACTGGGTCGCGGGCGACCGCTCGGGCACCGAGCAGTCCGCCTCCGCCGGTAGCCAGTCCTCGACCGGGAGCTTCTCGGTCGACGTCAGCGGCCTCGACGCCTCGACCGGCTACGAGTTCGAGGCGTACGCCGACGACGGCACCTCCTCGGTCTCCGGTGCCGCCACGTCCTTCACGACGGGCGACGCGCCCGAGCAACCGGACGGCCCGTTCGCCGTGACCATCAACGACTCGCCCGACTGGTCCACGTCCTACGCCGCGAAGCTCAGCGGCGAGATCACCAGCATCGACAGCGGCGTCGGTGAGGTCTACACCGAGTTCCAGTTCTGGGAGAAGGGCAACAAGGCGAACACGTTCGCGGTGGACGACTCCGACACCCGCACGACGCCGGGTGAGGTCGACGAGATGATCTGGGGCCTCGCGGCCAGCACGACGTACGTCTCGGTCATCCGTGCCTTCGACGACGCCGGCAACGAGGTCTTCAGCGGTCAGATGGAGTTCACGACCTCGGCCTGAACTCCCCGGCCCGGCTGTCATTCCCCTGTTTCTCGCTGTCGCGGCGCTACCCGTTACGCCGTTATTTGTGTAACGCGCTCGTTAGTCGCGTACCTCGAAGACAGGTTTCCGTTAAATCAGTCCAGCGCATACTTCAGTGTGAGGGTTAGTCCCATGGGGGTTGTAGGGGACGTCCCTCTCAGGGACTGCTGGACGGCGTCTCCAACGACCACACGATGCTGTGGGGTCATCCCGGGACGCCGCCCAGCGGTCACCGACAGACCGAGTACGGTGAGACGTTGATGGTATCAGGAAGCGATTCGCCGGGGGTTCGCAAGACCGCGTACCGCCGGCTGTCGCCTTCGCGTGTTCTCATGTGGGTCGCGTTCTGGCTCGCTATCGTATTGCCCTTCGTGCTCGTCTTTATCATCGTCGTCGGTATCGGCTCGACGACGAGTTTCCTCGTGTTCTGTGGCACGCTCTCTGTGAACGTCGTTGCACTCTTGCTCGGCCACGGACACGGCCTGCGGTGAGGCAGGCACGCCCACCTTTCGAGCGCGTTACTGCCGCGGTTATACTTCTTCGACGACTAGTACCACCGAGGAGAATCTATGACTTCCAAGCGCACAGCATGGGTGAAACTGGAGAACAGGGAGGTGCCCCTCGCACAGTCGGTCGCGGCGGGCATGGTCGGCGGGTTCGTGATGGGCCTGCTGATGCAGTACTCGACCGGGACGATGACGACGGTCGCCGGGCTCGTCGGGCAGGAATCGCTCGCCGTCGCCTGGGCCGTCCACCTCGTCGTCAGCGTCGTCTTCGGGCTCGTCTTCGGCCTCCTGCTGACGTTCACGTCCGCGGGCCGGTACCTGGTCTCGACGCTCGCGATGGGCCTGCTCGGGATGACCTACGGTATCGTGCTCTGGTTCGTCGCCGCCGGCGTCGCGATGCCGGTCTGGCTCTCGTCGATGAACGTCGTCAGCAACCCGACCATCCCGACCCTCGACACGACCGGGCTCATCATCCACGTCCTCTACGGCCTCGTCATGGCCGGGACGTACGTGCTCGTCTACACCATGGGCCGCGAGGAATCCTCGCAGCTCGTCGGTGACGCCTGATCCGTTCTCGCTATCTGCTCGTTCTCGACCGCGTCGTCCCACCCAGCGACATGGTCGCTCCCCGACACTTTTCTGGGTCCGTCGAATAGCCTCGCGCATGGTCTGGGTACTCCACGGGGACGCTCCCGACTACTGCCCGCGCTGTGGCGAACCGCTGACGCGCCGCGACACCGACGACGGCCCCCGGCCACACTGCAGCGACTGTGGCGTGACCATCTACCACAACGCCAGCGTGATGGCCAGGACCGCCGTCCTCGACGGCGACCGTGTGCTCCTCATCGAGCGTGGTGCAGCCGACGACATCGGCGCCTGGGCGACCCCCGGCGGATACGTCGAGGCCGGCGAACGCGCCCGGCAGGCGGCCGCTCGGGAACTCGAAGAGGAGACCGGCCTCGCTGCCGCACCCGGGGCACTCACGCTCGTCTGTGACGGCTTCCTCGATTACGGGTCCGGCGAGACCGACGTGGCACTCGTCTACGCCGTCGCCAGCACGGAGACGACCGGCACCATCCAGGCCGCCAGCGATGCGGCCGACGCCCGCTGGTGGACCCGAGCCGAGATAGCGGCCGAACTCACCGACGAGGAGGGCCACCTCCGCGCGGTCGGGGTGGACACGCTTCTGGGGTTGCTCGACGGGTCAGGCGAGGCTCTTCGCAAGTAGCAACTGCGAGCCCCTATCCCTGCGAGTATCTGTCCGAATCAGTCCGAGCCACTGCTCTTCGGACCCAGCAACACGGAAACAGCAGGAAGGGAAAACAGCAGAGAACAGACGCAGGTGCGACTACGCGAAACCGCGGCTCAGAGCCCGAACGTCATCGCCACGAGCACCTGGACGCCCGTCACGAGCCCGAAGGCGACCACCGCGGTCAGGAGCAACAGCGCGGGCGTGGTCGTCGTCACCTCCGACTCCTCGAAGCTCGACGCGACCACGATGCCGATGCCGAGCTGGACGAGCAGGTAGGGCCACGCGGTGCCGAGCCCACTCGGCAGCAGGGCCGCCGTCAGGGCGACGACGATCTGCCCGACGAAGTTCGGCGTGAACCCGACCGATTCGATGCCGAACACGCCGGCCCAGTCGAGGGCGACGACGGTCGCCACCCCGTTGAGCAGGAACGCCCAGAACACGACGAGCCCCATCGCGCCGATACCGGTCACCACGTCGGGCATCGCGCGTGCGAGCCCGGCCCAGACCACGACCGCGAGCACCGTCGTCAGGACGAGCACGACCGCCATCCCGGCCATCGAGCCGACGGTGAGGCGCCCGACCTCCGTCGTCAGCGCCAGCACGACACCGAGCAGCAGCGCCACAGCCAGGCCGGCAGCACCGACGCTGGCGGCGAACTGGTGGAAACTCGGCACCCGGTCGTGGCGTTCAAGGAACACCCCCAGCGCGATGACGAGGACCGTCAGCGTGACCGCCGAGAGGTAGACGACCGACGTGACCAGCCCGAGGTTGAACGGGAACGGGAGCAGGTCGAGCGGGCCGTTCGGGAGCCGGCTCGCGCCCTGCCCGATGGCGAGCAACACGCCGGTCAGCGCCATGAAGGGCACGACCGCGTAGAAGAACTCCCGCGTCTCGCGGGCGTCGAGCGTCTCCAGCAGGAGCAACGCCCCCACCACGAAGAAGCCGAGCACCAGCGCGAGCATGCCCGCCCCGAGGACGGTCAGGTCCGGGCCGGCGGCGACGGCACCGGCCGGCGCGACGCACTCGCCCGACGGGACGGTCACCCGCCCGTCCGTGAGCACGACGCACTCCGAGTTGGAGCCGCGGGCGACGATGGGGCCGAGCACATTGGGCCACAGGAACCCCAGCACCGCCGGTCTTGTCGTCTGGTAGACGGCCGTCGCCGAGAGCGCGAGCACTCCCAGCAGGGCCGCCGCGATCCACACCGCGAACGGGTCGATTCTGTGTCGTAGCTGTTGCATAGTGTCACCTGACTGGTTCAAAAGAGCTGAAGGAACGGGTGCTCACTCACGCGATTCGTCGCCGGTGAGCGGGGTGTCTGGGTCGAGCGGTTCGTCGGGGGTGACCCGGATGGCGGTCGCCATCGTCTCGGCGAGGTTGCGCTGCCAGCCGAGGAGCCGGGCCACCTGGCGGCGGTTCTCCTCGACCGCCGCGTCGGCGTCCCTGACCTGGCCGTCGAGCCGGTCGACGCTGTCGGAGACGGTCAGGAGCGCCTCGCGCATCGACCGCTCGATGCGGTCCAGCCGGTCGTCCACGCGGTCGACCCGGTCGTCCATGTCGGCGACGCGGGTCGCGAGCTGTGCGTCGGCGACGGAACTGGCGAGTTCCGTCTCCAGCACGTCCGCGTAGGTCTCCAGCGCGACGACGCGCTCCTGGAGCGACTGTACCTCCTCGGCGACCGCCGCGTCGACGCCGACCCCGAGGTGCGATTCGAGCACCTCGCGTGTCTCGTCGTCGACGGTCCCGGCGGTCAACTCGGCCGCGAGCGCGGCCGCGACCCCTGCTGGGGCGGCCGCTGAAGCGGCCGAATCGCTGGCGCGAACCTCGCCGACCGTGACGGGGCTCTGCCTGCTGTCCCCAGCCGATTCCGCGTCGGACGGGCCCTCGGCCTCCTCGACCATGGGCTGGTCGGCCGCGATTCGCTGCCACGCGTCGTCGCTGACTGCGCCTGCAGTCGCCACGCTCTCGTCGGTCGCCGCGTCGGGCGATTCGGCATCGCCGGGCGATTCGGCGTCGACCGCCTCGTCATCGACGGTCCGTCGCTGACTCGGGTGCGGCGCGGCTTCGTCGTCGAAGGCGAACCTGATCCCGTCGTCCTCGTCTTCCTCGTCCGCCGACTGGCTCGACCCGACCCTCGGCGACCGGTCCATGTCAGAGGCACTGGTCGCCGTCTCGTCGGTGGTCGAGCCCTCGCGCGGCCGAGACGCGCGCTCGTCGTCGCCGTCGGCTGCTGCGTCTCCGATGAGCCCGCGGTGGAGCCGCTCGATGAACCCGAGGGGCTCCGCGTGCTCCTCAGAGGAGCCGGGCTTCGAAGTCACCGTCACTCTCCCATTCGAGTTTGACGCCGATGCCCCGGAACTCGAGGTCGAGGTCGTCCCCGTCGTAGTCGAGCTTGAACAGCCCTTTCACGTCGAGTTCGCGGTTCTCCGGGTCCCACTCGAGGCTGGTGTACACGCCACGGTACTCGATCTCGCCGTCGTCGTCCTCGAACTTGTAGCCGGCCCCGTCGGACTCGAACTCGACGTCGTCGTAGTCGACCTCGAGGTCCATGTAGTCGGTCCGGCTCTCGATGGTCACCTCGAGGCCGTCACCGGCGTCGTGGACCTCCAGGTCGATGTAGTAGTCCGGCGTCGAGACGACGAACTCCAGGTCGAGGTCGCCGTTCGAGGTCTCGAACTCGATACCGTCCCAGTAGAACTCGATGTCACCGTTGTCATCGCGTTCGTAGTCCAGGTAGTCGCCGGAGACGTAGCCACCCGGGCCGCCGTGGCCGGGGCTGCCGCCGTCGCCGGGGTCACCGACGCCGCCGGAGCCGCCGTCTCCCGGGTCGTCGACGCCACCGGCACCGCCGTCGCCGCCGGGGCCACCGTCGACGCCGCCGGAGCTGCCATCGCCGCCGGGGCCGCCGTTACCGCCGTCGACGCCGCCGGAGCCCCCATCACCGCCGGGGCCACCGCCGCCGCCACCACCGACGCCGCCGGAGCCCCCGTCACCGCCGGGGCCGCCGCCGCCACCGATGCCACCGGACCCACCGCCTGGGCCGGGCGGGGTCACGTCGGGAGTCGTACCGGGTTTGTCGGTCGCGGCCGGCTTGTTGTTCGAGATGAGCAAGCCACCGGTCGCGAGTGCGAGAGCACCCAGTGAAGCTCCTGCTAGCTTCAGGTAATCGCGTTTCGTAAGTTGGTCAAGTTCCTCCATACTCTACCATCCGGAGATAGGCCAGTGCCGGCAATAAACAATCAACTACCTGTCAGGTAATAACGGGTGCTCCCGGTGGGCTTCCTACGGCCCGGAATGCGTCTGAGCGCCGAGTGAGGGGGTTACGCCCTGGTCGACCTCTCAGGGGGTTGAGCACCGCCTGAGCCGGGGGTACTTACCGGAGCCTCGCAGGGACGGGGACCGCTTTTTAGCTAATCAGCACTAGTCCTCTAGTGTATGGAGGAGACGACAAAGAAATCAGAACTCTGGTATCGGAGCGACGACTGGTGCTCCATCACCGCAGCCAGTAACGTCCTCGGCAAGAAGTGGGTGCCAGCGATCGTGCACCGACTGCTGAAGAACGAGGCACTGGGGTTCTCGGCGTTGCGCGAGGAGATATACGGCGTCTCCAGCAAGGTGCTCTCGGAGAACCTGAGCGAGATGGAGCGGCTCGGGCTCGTCGAGCGCCGGATCATCAGCGACCGCCCCTTCCGGGTGGAGTACCGGCTGACAGAGCGCGGGAAGGACCTGGAAGCGGTCATCGACAGCATGGCCGAATGGGGGGACAAGCACCTCGTCCCGGAGATGCTCACCGAAGAACAACAGGACATGCGGGAGTTCTGATCCACGACCACGGATTCTTTCTCTGCCGTCTCGATTTCGACACTGCGCTCCCGGAGCGTGGGCTCACGTGCGCGACACTGCACTGTCGGCGA from Haloarchaeobius amylolyticus includes:
- a CDS encoding helix-turn-helix transcriptional regulator is translated as MQDLSGFQRDLLYVIASLDRPHGLAIKRELERYYGKRINEGRLYPNLDVLVEEDLVRKGQKDRRTNYYELTRTGVDDLLARHEWEATKLENVEEFEGKEAKTQ
- a CDS encoding S8 family peptidase — its product is MVGTKSLFGIEVAKKKAASIDKELDFGDRGNALVGNFSDQAIKSLQRNNDVRYVEEDVTVHALAQSKPWGIDRVDADVVHSNGQTGEGAHIAILDTGIDADHPDLQPNLGKGYAVENCSGTDCVEDWDDDHSHGTHCAGIANAVNNDEGVIGVSTQATLHAVKVLSGSGSGSASGVAEGIKWAADQGYGVISMSLGASSGSSTIRDALQYAQDRDVIIISAAGNEGPCTDCVHYPGAYPESMAIGSTASDDSMSSFSSTGPEVEMCAPGSDILSCVKGGGYQKYSGTSMATPHVSGAAGLLRAQGLSASETRKRLTDTAEDLGHADNEQGAGLLDVEAAVGDGGGGGDEPATFAVETRSVTDLGTTQATLNGELTGLGDASSATVGFKYWQSGDRSGTEQTVEVGSKSAAGTFSSSVSGLTEGVTYQFLAYAVDDSGTEVTGAAREFTTTGALSVTTAPVADVGDNTATLTGNLQSLGNHDEADVGFHWWAEGMKDATLERREVGEKTATGEFSLSVSELRADTTYVVQAYANPDWDTDEDFGSQVTFTTGNTPSLGVKTGSASNVTDSGATLSGEVTSLGESGSADVGVNYWVAGDRSGTEQSASAGSQSSTGSFSVDVSGLDASTGYEFEAYADDGTSSVSGAATSFTTGDAPEQPDGPFAVTINDSPDWSTSYAAKLSGEITSIDSGVGEVYTEFQFWEKGNKANTFAVDDSDTRTTPGEVDEMIWGLAASTTYVSVIRAFDDAGNEVFSGQMEFTTSA
- a CDS encoding NUDIX hydrolase, which gives rise to MVWVLHGDAPDYCPRCGEPLTRRDTDDGPRPHCSDCGVTIYHNASVMARTAVLDGDRVLLIERGAADDIGAWATPGGYVEAGERARQAAARELEEETGLAAAPGALTLVCDGFLDYGSGETDVALVYAVASTETTGTIQAASDAADARWWTRAEIAAELTDEEGHLRAVGVDTLLGLLDGSGEALRK
- a CDS encoding DUF63 family protein; this encodes MQQLRHRIDPFAVWIAAALLGVLALSATAVYQTTRPAVLGFLWPNVLGPIVARGSNSECVVLTDGRVTVPSGECVAPAGAVAAGPDLTVLGAGMLALVLGFFVVGALLLLETLDARETREFFYAVVPFMALTGVLLAIGQGASRLPNGPLDLLPFPFNLGLVTSVVYLSAVTLTVLVIALGVFLERHDRVPSFHQFAASVGAAGLAVALLLGVVLALTTEVGRLTVGSMAGMAVVLVLTTVLAVVVWAGLARAMPDVVTGIGAMGLVVFWAFLLNGVATVVALDWAGVFGIESVGFTPNFVGQIVVALTAALLPSGLGTAWPYLLVQLGIGIVVASSFEESEVTTTTPALLLLTAVVAFGLVTGVQVLVAMTFGL
- a CDS encoding winged helix-turn-helix transcriptional regulator — its product is MEETTKKSELWYRSDDWCSITAASNVLGKKWVPAIVHRLLKNEALGFSALREEIYGVSSKVLSENLSEMERLGLVERRIISDRPFRVEYRLTERGKDLEAVIDSMAEWGDKHLVPEMLTEEQQDMREF